Proteins encoded together in one Tripterygium wilfordii isolate XIE 37 chromosome 14, ASM1340144v1, whole genome shotgun sequence window:
- the LOC120015421 gene encoding 60S ribosomal protein L32-1 — protein sequence MAAPLLSKKIVKKRVKKFKRPQSDRKISVKENWRRPKGIDSRVRRKFKGCTLMPNIGYGSDKKTRHYLPNGFKKFVVHNSKELELLMMHNRTYCAEIAHDVSTRKRKEIVERAAQLDIVVTNKLARLRSQEDE from the exons ATGGCGGCGCCGTTGCTGTCCAAGAAGATCGTAAAAAAGCgggtgaagaaattcaagaggCCCCAGAGCGACCGGAAGATCTCTGTCaag GAAAACTGGCGGAGGCCAAAGGGTATTGATTCTCGTGTCCGTAGAAAGTTTAAGGGATGCACATTGATGCCCAATATTGGATATGGTTCAGACAAGAAGACCCGCCATTATCTTCCAAATGGGTTCAAGAAATTTGTTGTGCACAATTCCAAAGAGCTTGAATTATTGATGATGCACAACAG AACCTATTGTGCTGAGATTGCACATGATGTATCaactaggaagagaaaagagaTCGTTGAGCGAGCTGCACAGCTTGACATTGTTGTAACAAACAAACTTGCCAGGTTACGTAGCCAGGAGGATGAATGA